In Parasegetibacter sp. NRK P23, a single genomic region encodes these proteins:
- a CDS encoding ABC-F family ATP-binding cassette domain-containing protein: MLIGLQDVTFEFGARTIVRDATWHLNPGERIGLIGYNGTGKSTLLKVLVGEYTPSAGSVVKSKETTIGYLHQDLLSFDTNNNITQVAMEAFEKVMALQKEQHELEKLLEAKEDEKLLNRYMDVLHEIDLLDGYNVQHKAEEVLHGLGFSDTDLVRPYKEFSGGWRMRVLLAKMILQQPDVLLLDEPTNHLDLPSIEWLEKYLLNYKGSVVIVSHDKFFLDKMVNKIVELYQQELHIYVGNYSYYETEKEVRVEMQKRAYENQQDFIRQQERFIERFKAKASKAAQAQSVQKRLDKIDRIEDVEIERPNMRINFSVGKEPGKIICTLKNVSKSFGDLQILKNASGEIERGDKIALIGANGKGKSTLLRIVAGTEPIEGERIWGHNVAESFYAQHQLESLGLNNTLIEEMNSSRAGKTELEYRSLLGAFLFGGDDVDKRIKILSGGEKARVALAKVIVSKANFLMLDEPTNHLDIHSVELLVEALNKYEGSIILVSHDRYFISKAANKIWEIVDGKIKEFKGTYHEWVEWKERMAARAIEEAPKKEEKEKEKSKPAPVAPQPQAKQGNAPINKELQKLQKTFQQLEEKIAAKKAEKEKLEAALGNPDTYSDPKKFQDTEKSYKAVGAELEQMNVQYEELFEQIMALDR; encoded by the coding sequence ATGCTGATTGGATTACAGGATGTTACGTTCGAATTCGGGGCCAGAACCATTGTACGCGATGCCACCTGGCACCTGAACCCGGGAGAAAGAATAGGCCTCATAGGCTACAACGGTACGGGAAAAAGTACCCTGCTGAAAGTACTGGTGGGGGAATATACGCCCAGTGCCGGTTCAGTCGTGAAAAGTAAAGAAACCACTATTGGCTACCTGCACCAGGACCTGCTGAGCTTTGATACGAACAACAACATCACCCAGGTGGCCATGGAAGCCTTCGAAAAAGTGATGGCCCTTCAGAAAGAACAACACGAACTCGAAAAGCTGCTCGAAGCCAAAGAAGACGAAAAACTGCTGAACAGGTACATGGATGTGCTCCATGAGATCGATCTGCTCGATGGCTACAATGTGCAACACAAAGCAGAAGAGGTTTTACACGGACTCGGTTTCAGCGATACCGACCTCGTTCGCCCCTATAAAGAATTCAGCGGTGGCTGGAGAATGCGCGTACTGCTCGCTAAAATGATCCTGCAACAACCCGATGTGCTGCTGCTGGACGAACCAACCAACCACCTTGACCTCCCTTCTATCGAATGGCTGGAGAAATACCTGCTTAATTATAAGGGCAGCGTGGTAATTGTGAGCCACGACAAGTTCTTCCTCGACAAAATGGTGAATAAAATCGTGGAACTCTACCAGCAGGAGCTTCACATATACGTAGGCAACTACTCTTACTATGAAACCGAAAAGGAAGTAAGGGTGGAAATGCAGAAACGCGCTTACGAGAACCAGCAGGATTTTATCCGCCAGCAGGAACGCTTTATTGAGCGCTTCAAGGCCAAAGCTTCTAAAGCCGCTCAGGCACAGAGTGTGCAAAAACGATTGGATAAGATAGACCGGATCGAAGATGTGGAAATTGAGCGCCCGAACATGCGCATCAACTTCTCGGTGGGCAAAGAGCCCGGCAAAATCATTTGTACGCTGAAAAATGTGTCGAAATCTTTCGGAGACCTGCAGATTCTGAAGAATGCCTCCGGCGAAATTGAACGCGGCGATAAGATCGCGCTGATCGGTGCGAACGGTAAAGGTAAATCCACACTCCTCCGTATTGTGGCCGGTACCGAACCCATTGAAGGGGAAAGAATATGGGGGCATAACGTGGCGGAAAGTTTCTATGCACAGCACCAGTTGGAATCACTCGGACTGAACAATACGCTGATCGAAGAGATGAACAGTTCCCGCGCGGGGAAAACGGAACTGGAATACAGAAGTCTTTTGGGCGCGTTCCTTTTCGGCGGCGACGACGTGGATAAACGCATCAAGATACTAAGCGGTGGGGAAAAAGCACGTGTGGCTCTGGCAAAAGTTATTGTGAGCAAGGCCAACTTCCTCATGCTCGATGAACCGACCAACCACCTTGATATCCATTCCGTGGAACTCCTGGTGGAAGCGCTGAACAAGTATGAAGGGAGCATCATCCTGGTGAGCCACGACCGCTACTTCATTTCCAAAGCCGCCAACAAGATATGGGAGATCGTGGATGGTAAAATCAAAGAATTCAAGGGCACCTACCACGAATGGGTGGAATGGAAGGAGAGAATGGCCGCCCGTGCGATAGAAGAAGCGCCTAAAAAAGAGGAGAAAGAAAAAGAAAAGTCGAAGCCCGCCCCTGTGGCGCCACAACCGCAAGCAAAGCAAGGGAACGCCCCCATCAACAAGGAGCTTCAAAAATTACAAAAGACTTTCCAGCAACTGGAAGAAAAAATAGCCGCTAAAAAGGCGGAAAAAGAAAAACTGGAAGCCGCGCTGGGCAACCCGGATACTTATTCAGACCCGAAGAAATTCCAGGACACGGAGAAATCCTACAAAGCCGTGGGTGCTGAACTGGAACAGATGAATGTGCAGTACGAGGAGCTTTTTGAACAGATTATGGCGCTGGATCGTTAA
- a CDS encoding formimidoylglutamase codes for MQHFRFYNREDLLFLTRLRRFETKLGERLATLSNSDEWEESLRHSPAKYILIGIPEDIGVKGNFGNGGADSVWLPFLSAFLNIQSNDYFSGEEMMVLGHFDFGDLKYLIENNASNEEERVDAYRHAVHAIDEEVESLVKVIAAANKIPVVIGGGHNNAYPLIKGVAKGLTKAGIIPLAQINAVNLDAHTDYRPLEGRHSGNGFRYADEDGFLHQYCVVGIHENYVPQNVLTDMAENPFTDYITWEDIFLYERRSFMQAVAHAADFTKDGYTGIELDLDAIQGVLSSAETPVGISAINARQYVYYTASENNVAYLHICEGAQQLADGRRSDTTGKLISYLVTDFVKAHVVAVNDPAP; via the coding sequence ATGCAACATTTCCGCTTTTACAACAGGGAAGACCTGCTGTTTCTTACCCGCCTCCGACGTTTCGAAACCAAATTGGGAGAAAGGCTCGCCACCCTTTCCAACAGTGATGAATGGGAAGAATCGCTGCGCCATTCGCCCGCGAAGTATATCCTTATCGGTATTCCGGAAGATATTGGGGTGAAAGGGAATTTTGGCAATGGCGGGGCCGATAGTGTATGGTTGCCTTTTCTTTCCGCTTTCCTGAACATCCAAAGCAACGATTATTTTTCCGGCGAAGAAATGATGGTGTTGGGGCATTTCGATTTCGGGGACCTGAAATACCTGATCGAGAACAATGCCAGCAACGAAGAAGAACGGGTGGATGCCTACCGGCACGCGGTGCACGCCATTGATGAGGAAGTGGAATCACTGGTGAAGGTGATTGCCGCTGCGAACAAAATCCCGGTGGTGATAGGTGGGGGGCACAACAATGCGTATCCCCTGATTAAAGGCGTGGCAAAGGGATTAACCAAAGCGGGCATCATTCCACTTGCCCAGATCAACGCGGTGAACCTGGATGCCCATACTGATTACCGTCCATTGGAAGGGCGACACAGCGGTAACGGTTTCCGGTATGCCGATGAGGATGGGTTCCTGCACCAGTATTGTGTGGTGGGCATACATGAAAATTACGTTCCGCAGAACGTATTGACGGACATGGCCGAGAATCCGTTTACCGATTACATTACCTGGGAAGATATTTTCCTGTACGAAAGGCGCAGTTTTATGCAGGCCGTGGCCCATGCGGCAGACTTCACCAAAGATGGTTACACCGGTATCGAACTGGACCTTGATGCCATCCAGGGTGTACTCAGCAGTGCCGAAACGCCTGTTGGTATTTCAGCGATCAATGCACGGCAATACGTTTATTACACAGCTTCAGAAAATAATGTGGCTTATCTCCACATATGTGAGGGTGCGCAACAACTTGCCGATGGGCGCCGCAGCGATACCACCGGTAAGTTGATCTCCTACCTGGTCACCGATTTTGTGAAGGCGCACGTAGTGGCAGTTAACGATCCAGCGCCATAA
- the hutI gene encoding imidazolonepropionase: MLITNLGMLVNTGHHQHPLRGAAMKAMACIPNAWVRVHEGRILGFGAMDTIDTSNTDEEVWDAQGEWCFPSWCDSHTHLVFAASREEEFVMKIGGKSYAEIAAAGGGILNSARKLRAMPEEELYEVAAQRLKELLLLGTGAIEIKSGYGLTTDSELKMLRVVKRLKQNIPIPVKATFLGAHALPEMFKEDKEGYLKLIEEEMLPAIANEGLADYIDVFCEKGFFSNEETARLIKKGAAFGLKARIHANQLSASGAVETAVANGAVSVDHLEVMDRAAINALAASTTIGTLLPTAAYFLRMDFQPARTLLDAGCAIALASDFNPGSSPSGNMNTVVSMSCIQMKMFPEEALHAATTNAAFAMELENEVGSIAEGKLANFFFTKPLSSLAYLPYAFGSNLISRVMLNGKWYSPLAISGE, encoded by the coding sequence ATGCTCATTACTAACCTCGGTATGCTCGTTAATACAGGGCACCACCAACATCCCCTTCGCGGAGCCGCCATGAAAGCTATGGCATGTATCCCCAATGCATGGGTTCGGGTACATGAGGGCCGCATATTGGGTTTCGGCGCCATGGATACAATTGATACTTCGAACACCGATGAAGAAGTCTGGGACGCGCAGGGCGAATGGTGTTTTCCCTCCTGGTGCGATAGCCATACCCATCTTGTGTTCGCGGCCAGCAGGGAAGAGGAGTTTGTGATGAAGATAGGAGGGAAGTCATATGCGGAGATCGCTGCCGCGGGTGGGGGCATATTAAATTCAGCGCGGAAACTCCGGGCGATGCCGGAAGAGGAACTTTACGAGGTAGCCGCGCAACGTTTGAAAGAATTGTTGTTGCTGGGAACGGGTGCCATCGAAATAAAAAGCGGATACGGTTTAACAACGGATTCGGAACTGAAGATGTTGCGCGTGGTGAAACGGCTGAAACAGAATATTCCTATTCCCGTTAAAGCCACCTTTTTAGGGGCGCACGCGCTTCCTGAAATGTTCAAAGAGGATAAAGAAGGCTACCTTAAACTGATAGAAGAAGAAATGCTTCCGGCCATAGCTAACGAAGGATTGGCGGATTATATAGATGTTTTTTGCGAAAAGGGTTTCTTTTCAAACGAAGAAACGGCGCGGCTCATCAAAAAAGGAGCGGCGTTCGGCCTGAAAGCGCGCATTCATGCGAACCAGCTTTCCGCCTCCGGGGCCGTAGAAACCGCGGTGGCAAATGGCGCCGTGAGCGTGGACCATTTGGAAGTGATGGATAGAGCAGCCATCAACGCGCTGGCCGCTTCAACTACAATCGGCACCTTACTTCCCACGGCCGCGTATTTCCTGCGGATGGATTTTCAGCCCGCAAGAACATTATTGGACGCGGGTTGCGCCATTGCCCTCGCCTCTGATTTCAATCCCGGTTCCTCTCCTTCCGGAAATATGAATACGGTGGTTTCCATGTCGTGCATACAAATGAAAATGTTTCCGGAAGAAGCGTTGCATGCCGCCACTACGAATGCGGCGTTCGCCATGGAACTGGAAAACGAAGTGGGTTCCATCGCGGAAGGAAAGCTGGCGAATTTTTTCTTCACCAAACCGCTTTCATCGCTGGCCTACCTCCCTTACGCCTTCGGTTCCAACCTGATCTCCCGTGTAATGTTGAATGGAAAATGGTATTCCCCGCTCGCTATTTCAGGGGAATAG
- a CDS encoding LytTR family DNA-binding domain-containing protein has protein sequence MNMIQSNVAGAPLFLRVNYSLVKIDPADILYIECADNYMKLHLKEGRPLLVRITLKALMTMLPEGFMRIHRSYVVALNQISAIRNRSLKIGTSELPLGVSYEEPFMRRIKNSPTFGHAHY, from the coding sequence ATGAATATGATTCAATCCAACGTAGCTGGCGCGCCACTGTTTCTCCGGGTGAATTACAGTCTGGTGAAAATTGATCCGGCGGATATTCTCTACATTGAATGCGCCGATAACTACATGAAATTGCATTTGAAGGAAGGTCGCCCCCTGTTGGTGCGCATCACCCTGAAAGCGTTGATGACAATGCTTCCTGAAGGTTTTATGCGCATCCACCGTTCTTATGTGGTGGCACTTAATCAGATCAGCGCCATCAGGAACAGGTCTTTAAAGATCGGGACAAGCGAGTTGCCACTTGGTGTGAGTTATGAAGAGCCCTTCATGCGCAGAATAAAAAACAGTCCTACCTTTGGACATGCTCATTACTAA
- a CDS encoding DUF6089 family protein gives MNKLLLKALPATALVLICCNETSAQIDPWKYELGIHAGTFIYQGDLTPDKIGSYKTMKPVAGISVARLLTRSFSVKISLLRGNLHGNEARYADPEWRRWRNFQFTNKITEVSAALVWDVLGNNHNSTSGKLSPYLAAGIGYSFMKVHRDWSALNSEYFSPESALMTGLAVDTVTSPPKGLISLPVSAGLKYRFSERLSIGVETTYRISSTDYLDGFSYSGHPTEGDFYFSHTIGLYYNFIRRNRLNCPKF, from the coding sequence ATGAATAAACTACTATTGAAGGCACTACCGGCTACAGCGCTCGTTTTAATTTGTTGCAATGAAACTTCCGCCCAGATTGATCCCTGGAAATATGAACTCGGGATTCACGCTGGAACATTTATTTACCAGGGCGACCTTACACCCGACAAAATCGGTTCCTACAAAACCATGAAACCCGTAGCGGGAATTTCAGTGGCCCGTCTTTTAACCCGTTCCTTCTCAGTGAAAATAAGTTTGCTCAGGGGTAATTTACACGGGAACGAAGCACGCTATGCCGATCCCGAATGGAGAAGATGGCGAAACTTTCAGTTCACCAACAAGATCACTGAAGTATCGGCCGCATTGGTTTGGGATGTGCTGGGCAATAACCACAATAGTACTTCAGGCAAATTATCCCCTTACCTCGCAGCCGGAATCGGTTATTCTTTTATGAAGGTGCACAGAGACTGGAGCGCACTCAATTCAGAATATTTTTCTCCCGAATCGGCATTAATGACCGGCCTGGCCGTCGACACCGTTACCTCACCACCAAAAGGATTGATCAGTTTACCGGTGAGCGCGGGACTGAAATACCGGTTTTCAGAACGACTATCCATTGGCGTGGAAACCACTTACCGGATCAGCTCCACGGATTACCTGGATGGGTTCAGTTATTCGGGACACCCTACGGAAGGTGATTTTTACTTCTCCCATACCATCGGCCTATATTACAATTTTATTCGAAGAAACAGACTGAATTGCCCGAAGTTCTGA